GCAAACGTGGGAAAAAGATCGTGCGGCTGCCCCACCCGCGTCGCTCCCGCGGCTGGAGCGACCGCATGGGACCGCGAAACTCGAAACGTGAAACGTTCTTGACGGTGCCCCATGTCTGCGCCACGCTCTTCGGCGCAGACGTGAGGAAATGAGGGGTAACGCGAGGTTGCCCCACCCTTGTCGCTCCCGGTGTTGGAGCGACAAGGTGCGAGGGAGCACTCCTGACCCAGCCCGCCTCGGCGGGCGGCGCATCGTATTGCGGTGCCCCATGTCTGCGCCACGCTCTTCGGCGCAGACGTGGGGAAAGACGTGTCCGCATCCGTGGAGCGCTGACGCGCCGCCGGTCGCATCCGCGAGGTCCAGTCCGCCGCAGGCGGACGGAATTCGTTAGCCCAGCACGGAAGTGCTGGGAAGCTTGGTCGCATAGGAAAGAGTCCCGTAGGGACGACACTACCTCTCTCCCGACCACTCCGGTGCACGTGCCTCTATCCGTAGAACGCCGACGGTGCCCCATGTCTGCGCCACGCTCTTCGGCGCAGACGTGGGGAAATGACCCTTAAACCAACTCGTACGTCTTCCCCTGTGTTTCTCTCTCTTGCTTCGTGCCGGCCTTCGTGTCCTTCGTGGTGAGGTTTTCCAGTTCGCAGTTCACAGTTCGCAGATCACAGATTCTTCACCCATTCCCTTATCGCCTTCTGCACTTCTCCCAGCCGTCCCTCAAAAAAATGGTCCGCGCCTTCGACCAGCACCAGTTCCTTCGGCGGCGCCGCCTCTTTCACCACCTTCTCGATCCGCTCGCGCGGGCAGAACTGGTCTTCGGTCCCGCTGATGAACAGCTTGGGCTTCGAGCAGTCGTGCAGAAATTCGTAGCCGTACTCGCGGCCTGCTGCCTCTACAGGTGTGCCCAACGCGATCACCGCCGCCACCCGCGCATCCGGACACGCCGCCCGCAACCCCACGCCCGCCCCAAAGGAAAAGCCGGCGAACACCACCGGCAGCGTAAACTCCTGCTCCAGCCACTCAAGCGCCGCGTGCACGTCGTCCACTTCGCCGCGCCCGTCGTCGTGCCTGCCCTCGCTCAGCCCGGCGCCGCGGAAGTTGAAGCGCAGCACCGGGAAGCCGAACTCGCTCAGCGCCTTGGCGGCGTGATACACCACCTTGTTGTGCATGGTCCCGCCGTACACCGGATGCGGGTGGCACACCACAGCCGCATGCGTGGCGCTCTCATCGCCCGTATTCAGCAGCGCTTCCAGCCGCCCCGCTGGACCCTCGATGAAGAAAGACCGGATCTCGTTGCCCACGGTTCTCAATCCGCCATCGTCGATCGCAGTCGTCCGCCTGCGACCATCGCGTTC
This portion of the Terriglobales bacterium genome encodes:
- a CDS encoding alpha/beta fold hydrolase, with the translated sequence MGNEIRSFFIEGPAGRLEALLNTGDESATHAAVVCHPHPVYGGTMHNKVVYHAAKALSEFGFPVLRFNFRGAGLSEGRHDDGRGEVDDVHAALEWLEQEFTLPVVFAGFSFGAGVGLRAACPDARVAAVIALGTPVEAAGREYGYEFLHDCSKPKLFISGTEDQFCPRERIEKVVKEAAPPKELVLVEGADHFFEGRLGEVQKAIREWVKNL